A single genomic interval of Deltaproteobacteria bacterium harbors:
- a CDS encoding N-acetylmuramoyl-L-alanine amidase, with translation MRAAAVVGGVLAASAGARADPEILDRPIRFDAERIELSKDYLRQHYGLQVEDLRIVPKAVVIHWTGTARLEPVWRGFNRVRLRAARRYLVRGGHLNVSAHFLVDRDGTIYRLMPETWMARHCIGLNYDAIGIENVGGVPGAPLTREQLDANAALLAQLVRRHPIRYLLGHFEWRRFEGAPFFRERDPTYRNAKADPGPEFMRQLRRQVAHLGLRGRYAPTDDSAPVAR, from the coding sequence CTGCGCGCGGCGGCCGTCGTCGGAGGCGTCCTGGCGGCCAGCGCCGGGGCCCGAGCCGACCCCGAGATCCTCGATCGTCCGATCCGGTTCGACGCGGAGCGCATCGAGCTCAGCAAGGACTACCTCCGGCAGCACTACGGCCTCCAGGTCGAAGACCTGCGCATCGTCCCCAAGGCCGTGGTGATTCACTGGACCGGCACCGCCCGCCTGGAGCCGGTCTGGCGCGGCTTCAACCGCGTGCGACTGCGCGCCGCCCGACGCTACCTGGTGCGGGGCGGACACCTCAACGTCTCGGCGCATTTCCTCGTGGACCGGGACGGAACGATCTACCGCCTGATGCCCGAGACCTGGATGGCGCGGCACTGCATCGGGCTGAACTACGACGCTATCGGCATCGAGAACGTGGGCGGCGTCCCCGGAGCCCCGCTCACCCGCGAGCAGCTCGACGCGAACGCCGCCTTGCTTGCGCAGCTCGTGCGGCGGCACCCCATCCGCTACCTCCTCGGGCACTTCGAGTGGCGTCGTTTCGAGGGCGCCCCGTTCTTCCGGGAGCGGGATCCCACCTACCGCAACGCGAAGGCCGACCCCGGCCCGGAGTTCATGCGCCAGCTCCGGCGGCAGGTCGCGCACCTCGGTCTTCGGGGTCGGTACGCTCCGACGGACGACAGCGCACCCGTGGCGCGCTGA
- a CDS encoding sigma 54-interacting transcriptional regulator translates to MEQRDTAKTRQAHGGDRAIHLRQCKLVVLKGAERGREYVIAGDVIRIGKHESNDLVLPEDTVSRVHCEILRDARGYLLRDLQSTNGTFLDGAEVREAYVRAGSVVTVGTVQVKFQPFEERIEILPSEHERLGAMVGRSLAMREIFGLLERVAPTEATVLIEGETGTGKDLVARTVHTLSRRREGPFVVVDCGAVASNLIESELFGHEKGAYTGATATRQGAFELADGGTIFLDELGELSLDLQPKLLRVLEQREIRRVGGNRTIRVDIRVVAATKQDLRSEVEKGKFREDLYFRLSVVPVYVPALRERREDVPLLVKDFAAKLGFADEELPDEAMAILTAHDWPGNVRELRNVLERGLYLSRQAGDDAMKFISVMGLGAGRPAPAGGRGLEPEFDPKASYRDNKERWSDAFERRYLDWLLRRSEGNISRAAREADMDRKYLHKLLKKHNIVV, encoded by the coding sequence TTGGAGCAGCGAGACACAGCCAAGACGCGGCAGGCCCATGGCGGAGACCGCGCGATTCACCTTCGCCAGTGCAAGCTCGTCGTCCTCAAAGGCGCCGAGCGAGGCCGAGAGTACGTCATCGCGGGTGACGTAATCCGCATCGGCAAGCACGAGAGCAACGACCTCGTGCTCCCCGAAGACACCGTCTCCCGCGTCCACTGCGAGATCCTGCGCGATGCGCGCGGCTATCTGCTGCGGGACCTGCAATCCACGAACGGCACGTTTCTCGATGGGGCCGAGGTGCGCGAAGCGTATGTTCGCGCGGGCTCGGTCGTCACCGTCGGGACGGTGCAGGTCAAGTTCCAGCCCTTCGAAGAGCGCATCGAGATCCTGCCGAGCGAGCACGAGCGCCTGGGGGCGATGGTCGGGCGCAGCCTGGCGATGCGCGAGATCTTCGGGCTGCTGGAGCGCGTCGCCCCTACCGAGGCCACCGTGCTCATCGAGGGGGAGACGGGGACCGGCAAGGATCTGGTGGCCCGAACGGTCCACACGCTGAGTCGGCGCCGCGAGGGCCCTTTCGTGGTGGTGGACTGCGGCGCCGTCGCGAGCAACCTCATCGAGTCGGAACTCTTCGGCCACGAGAAGGGGGCGTACACCGGGGCTACCGCGACGCGCCAGGGGGCGTTCGAGCTCGCCGACGGTGGAACCATCTTCCTCGACGAGCTCGGCGAGCTGAGCTTGGACCTGCAGCCGAAACTCCTGCGCGTGCTCGAGCAGCGGGAGATCCGCCGCGTGGGAGGCAATCGGACGATCCGGGTGGACATCCGGGTGGTCGCGGCGACGAAGCAGGACCTCCGGTCGGAGGTGGAGAAGGGGAAGTTCCGGGAGGACCTCTACTTCCGGCTCTCGGTGGTGCCCGTGTACGTCCCCGCGCTCCGGGAGCGACGAGAGGACGTCCCACTCCTCGTGAAGGACTTCGCGGCGAAGCTGGGGTTCGCCGACGAGGAGCTCCCCGACGAGGCGATGGCGATCCTCACGGCCCACGATTGGCCGGGCAACGTGCGGGAGCTGCGGAACGTGCTCGAGAGGGGCCTCTACCTGTCTCGGCAGGCCGGCGATGACGCGATGAAGTTCATCAGCGTGATGGGGCTCGGGGCGGGGCGGCCGGCTCCAGCCGGAGGCCGCGGACTCGAGCCGGAGTTCGACCCGAAGGCCTCGTACCGCGACAATAAGGAGCGGTGGAGCGACGCGTTCGAGCGGCGCTACCTGGACTGGCTCCTGCGGCGGTCGGAGGGAAACATCTCGCGCGCGGCTCGCGAAGCCGACATGGACCGCAAGTACCTCCACAAGCTGCTCAAGAAGCACAACATCGTCGTCTGA
- a CDS encoding PPC domain-containing protein, giving the protein MRRLIPFLALAVLGGCTCGRPPPSTHRGANVVVVEPSEVGRAAAVAEREPNDSRRQAQAVAADQPVAGTLARQGGTEDEDWYRVEVGSQGQVLSATLSGLPGADLVLEAFSAKGKKLVSVNNAAEGEGERLANLSVEGGTYYLRVRAKGGAAQGQPGDGGPGQGASYRLSWAVRAREEGEEREPNGRSAEASPLLVGEEAIGHLGWRGDADWYETPLRDVGPAARLSVELSGLDGVRLHLAVRRGDGTVVQERSGGVGEGVALPNLGLPAGTERLLVVVRARQGYSVEGRYTLRVATTVPAVPTESEPNDRPASAGALVPGQPVVGNLPDAADRDLFSVPVTQPSLLRIWVYPAPQLDVALAALDAGGQRVVAVDDGKLGDPEALSGILVQPPRALVELRAVRRAETEGAAPYRIVARLLPPDGWEQEPNDVPERATLWPSAQTEMRGFLHPRKDVDHYRVVAGDGPVTVDVTAPKDQPAKLELLDGNGVAVAVAGPPDGQGVSRVSSQVASGTSLVVRVQPRGEAPRGRQVYVLKRE; this is encoded by the coding sequence GTGCGACGGCTGATCCCTTTTCTCGCCCTGGCCGTTCTCGGCGGCTGCACCTGCGGACGGCCGCCGCCTTCCACGCATCGCGGCGCCAACGTCGTCGTCGTGGAGCCGAGCGAGGTGGGGCGCGCGGCAGCGGTCGCGGAGCGCGAGCCGAACGACTCGCGGCGGCAGGCGCAGGCCGTGGCGGCCGATCAGCCGGTGGCCGGAACCCTCGCGCGCCAGGGCGGGACCGAGGACGAGGACTGGTATCGGGTGGAGGTCGGCTCTCAGGGGCAGGTGCTCTCGGCCACGCTGAGCGGGCTCCCCGGCGCCGACCTGGTGCTCGAGGCCTTCTCGGCCAAGGGGAAGAAGCTCGTGAGCGTGAACAACGCCGCCGAGGGAGAGGGCGAGCGGCTGGCCAACCTCTCGGTGGAGGGCGGCACCTACTACCTGCGCGTGCGGGCCAAGGGAGGGGCGGCGCAGGGGCAGCCCGGCGATGGCGGACCAGGCCAGGGCGCGAGCTACCGCCTGAGCTGGGCCGTTCGCGCGCGGGAAGAGGGAGAGGAGCGCGAGCCGAACGGTCGGTCTGCCGAGGCGTCCCCGCTGCTCGTCGGGGAGGAGGCCATCGGGCACCTCGGGTGGCGAGGCGACGCGGACTGGTACGAGACGCCGCTTCGGGACGTGGGCCCCGCCGCCCGGCTGAGTGTCGAGCTGAGCGGCCTCGACGGGGTGCGGCTCCACCTGGCGGTGCGCCGCGGGGATGGAACGGTCGTGCAAGAACGCTCCGGCGGGGTGGGGGAGGGCGTCGCGCTGCCGAATCTGGGTCTCCCTGCGGGAACGGAGCGCCTGTTGGTGGTCGTGCGCGCACGCCAGGGCTACAGCGTCGAGGGGCGCTACACGCTGCGCGTGGCGACCACGGTGCCGGCTGTGCCGACCGAGAGCGAGCCCAACGATCGACCGGCCTCGGCGGGAGCGCTGGTCCCGGGGCAGCCGGTGGTTGGAAATCTTCCGGACGCCGCGGACCGGGACCTCTTCTCCGTCCCGGTGACGCAGCCGTCGCTGCTCCGGATCTGGGTCTACCCGGCGCCGCAGCTGGATGTGGCCCTCGCCGCCCTCGACGCCGGCGGGCAGCGCGTGGTCGCCGTGGATGACGGCAAGCTTGGCGACCCCGAGGCCCTGAGCGGAATTCTGGTCCAGCCGCCGCGGGCGCTCGTCGAGCTCCGGGCCGTGCGCCGGGCCGAGACGGAGGGCGCCGCCCCCTATCGGATCGTGGCCCGACTGCTGCCTCCCGACGGCTGGGAGCAGGAGCCGAACGACGTGCCGGAGCGGGCGACCCTCTGGCCCTCCGCACAGACGGAGATGCGCGGCTTCTTGCACCCGCGCAAGGATGTGGACCACTATCGGGTGGTGGCCGGAGACGGCCCCGTGACCGTGGACGTGACCGCGCCCAAAGATCAGCCGGCGAAGCTGGAGCTCCTCGACGGAAACGGGGTCGCGGTGGCGGTGGCGGGGCCGCCCGACGGCCAGGGCGTCTCGCGAGTGTCGAGCCAGGTGGCAAGCGGCACGTCTCTGGTGGTGCGGGTACAGCCCCGTGGCGAGGCCCCGCGAGGCCGGCAGGTCTACGTTCTGAAGCGGGAGTGA
- a CDS encoding matrixin family metalloprotease — MRPWGALVVCSLIAVARLPSANAYCIRSFQGYTKQAAWKKVVPYKISDAVTDPKILAAIDAAFQTWGSVPCSALKFSKSGTFPQGSTPFEHNEYAIYVFWYPSATGYPTDPKYAAFTFLGHDNFGGLVRGSIALNGFNSQYKWATDGSATALDVQNEVTALIGQVLGFGESTTPGSVMFPGLKFGDTSKRKLSQDDINAVLYLYKDAGCAAPPAPAGNCPGGTPPPPGDGGVAPKTDGGGTGVRDGGGGGRDGGVGPRTEAGGGGPYDGAPPAATDGTVIPLGDGGGTGGAGDGGGGCGCEVGDRAGAWPLGAGLLLGVAGLLLSRGRRRRR, encoded by the coding sequence ATGCGGCCATGGGGCGCGCTGGTTGTCTGCTCGCTCATCGCAGTTGCCCGCCTTCCGTCGGCGAACGCGTACTGCATTCGAAGCTTCCAGGGCTACACGAAGCAGGCGGCCTGGAAGAAGGTCGTGCCCTACAAGATCTCCGACGCTGTGACCGACCCCAAGATCCTGGCCGCCATCGACGCGGCCTTCCAGACCTGGGGCTCGGTGCCCTGCTCGGCCTTGAAGTTCTCCAAATCGGGGACCTTCCCCCAGGGCTCTACGCCCTTCGAACACAACGAGTACGCCATCTACGTCTTCTGGTACCCCTCCGCGACGGGCTATCCGACCGACCCCAAGTACGCGGCGTTCACGTTTCTCGGACACGACAACTTCGGCGGGCTGGTGCGGGGGTCGATTGCGCTCAACGGCTTCAACAGCCAGTACAAGTGGGCCACGGACGGAAGCGCCACGGCACTGGACGTGCAAAACGAGGTCACCGCGCTCATCGGACAGGTCCTGGGCTTCGGCGAGTCCACGACGCCCGGGTCCGTGATGTTCCCGGGGCTCAAGTTCGGCGACACCTCGAAGCGCAAGCTGAGTCAGGACGACATCAACGCCGTACTCTATCTCTACAAGGATGCGGGGTGCGCCGCGCCTCCGGCACCGGCGGGGAACTGCCCGGGGGGGACCCCACCGCCTCCGGGGGACGGCGGAGTCGCGCCGAAGACGGACGGTGGCGGGACCGGCGTGCGCGACGGGGGCGGCGGGGGCCGGGACGGTGGGGTCGGACCCAGGACCGAGGCGGGCGGCGGAGGGCCCTACGACGGTGCTCCGCCGGCGGCGACCGACGGGACGGTCATCCCCCTCGGTGACGGCGGGGGGACCGGCGGTGCGGGCGACGGCGGCGGGGGATGTGGCTGCGAGGTGGGTGACCGCGCGGGTGCGTGGCCGCTCGGCGCGGGCCTGCTGCTGGGGGTTGCGGGGCTGCTCCTTTCGCGGGGGCGGCGGCGACGCCGGTAA